From a single Nostoc edaphicum CCNP1411 genomic region:
- a CDS encoding DUF3038 domain-containing protein: MLKVMHSAANSATPNSQWEDLIKLPAPNTVQWDNIKTQLDLVLLALETLTGIGSEAMLSAATDLNLESRVPDRVALWRLRQSNPLRKGQGGRKKLDVEEARSLVLIICYLAKQHQELIRRAVGLLEQMAENNREPHQAALLGDYIDAFCNTYQERMEEDEQISTDLLTNLALKLLVDLLFYSAPGGHRRLWLALIDRSTKF; the protein is encoded by the coding sequence ATGCTAAAAGTTATGCACTCGGCCGCCAACTCAGCCACTCCAAATTCCCAGTGGGAGGATTTAATCAAGCTTCCAGCCCCAAACACAGTTCAATGGGACAATATCAAAACCCAATTAGACTTGGTGCTGTTGGCCCTAGAAACCTTAACTGGGATTGGTTCAGAGGCAATGCTTTCGGCGGCAACTGATCTGAATTTAGAGTCAAGAGTGCCAGACCGCGTAGCTTTATGGCGACTGCGCCAATCAAATCCCCTACGCAAAGGTCAAGGAGGGCGAAAAAAGCTAGATGTTGAAGAAGCGCGATCGCTTGTTCTGATCATCTGCTACCTAGCCAAACAGCACCAGGAATTGATTCGCCGCGCTGTCGGACTGTTGGAACAAATGGCAGAAAATAACCGGGAACCTCACCAGGCTGCTTTACTTGGAGATTATATTGATGCTTTTTGCAACACCTACCAAGAGCGGATGGAAGAGGACGAGCAAATCTCAACGGATTTACTAACCAACCTGGCCCTAAAACTGCTTGTAGATTTACTTTTTTACAGTGCTCCTGGTGGGCATCGCCGTCTCTGGCTAGCACTTATAGACCGTTCAACAAAATTTTAA
- a CDS encoding UPF0175 family protein: MNVVIPNEILTATRMTEGEMKQEIAVMLFQKEKLTLAQASRFAGMNSIAFQHLLASRQISVHYGVEDFDQDIENLRAMGRL, translated from the coding sequence ATGAACGTCGTCATTCCTAATGAAATATTAACCGCAACTCGGATGACTGAAGGCGAAATGAAGCAGGAAATTGCAGTGATGCTCTTTCAAAAAGAAAAGTTAACCCTAGCTCAAGCCAGTCGGTTTGCAGGTATGAATAGTATCGCATTTCAGCATCTACTCGCAAGTCGTCAAATTTCAGTACATTATGGGGTCGAGGATTTTGACCAAGATATAGAAAACTTGCGGGCGATGGGTAGACTGTGA
- a CDS encoding DUF4335 domain-containing protein — MPLSNSVIRCYTPPTCTLEVFAQSSPLSRWMGKTVLKHLSFELRFDDPRLPEEHRVPIRGDREQLEALCDAVTSYVQEFLQQSPESFWVSFSGTQESNTALDEPELKSSTKTLNSFSTQIPGANIHLEPSSYLTHNLFLGSLANHSSGPVIKLSLLQLFDLASALDEYSTDVMALPTLNSTSSTLRFPAWAPIAAVLVLGIGFLPVTWQYANTIREKQQQTAKTSDPEAIKAALEPSPSLNFPTPESGITLPSDNLLGSTPPLSTSSLPQAPLTAPNSSFSTSPSLLPNNALTIPPGTTSTLPTNGATSFSTRRSAIPNALSSKIPGQEIAILPNLGQNSTGANPQAGTLPQLRNLPPRLSSNAGSLPTNISPVVPPSLGNIPNNSAGNTPTQPPSLSSQQLDERINSLQQPSPGEKPASQLPSSRTADNNPFIDQLGDGRKPPTSTEVATGTLFDTPQIAEAREYLKKRWQPPTGLGQTLEYSLIVSVDGTVERIFPLNKPAREFVDSTGMPEVGKPFVSPNRGGQNVRIRVVLSPDGKVQTFPDE, encoded by the coding sequence ATGCCTCTATCAAATTCTGTCATTCGTTGCTATACCCCGCCGACTTGCACGCTAGAAGTATTCGCGCAAAGTTCACCTCTGTCCCGTTGGATGGGGAAAACTGTCCTCAAACACCTAAGCTTTGAGCTACGTTTTGATGATCCCCGACTACCAGAAGAACACAGAGTTCCAATTCGAGGCGATCGCGAACAACTCGAAGCTTTATGTGATGCCGTCACCAGCTATGTACAAGAATTCCTCCAACAGTCTCCAGAAAGCTTTTGGGTCAGTTTCTCCGGTACTCAAGAGTCAAACACAGCACTGGATGAGCCGGAATTAAAGTCTTCAACAAAAACATTAAATTCCTTTAGTACCCAGATTCCAGGAGCAAATATTCACTTAGAACCCAGCAGCTATTTAACTCACAATTTATTTCTTGGTTCTCTCGCCAATCACTCATCTGGCCCCGTAATTAAACTCAGTCTGCTGCAACTATTTGATTTGGCAAGTGCTTTAGATGAATACTCAACTGATGTCATGGCACTCCCAACTCTCAACAGCACGAGTTCAACTCTGAGATTCCCAGCTTGGGCACCTATTGCCGCAGTATTAGTGTTAGGTATAGGTTTTTTACCAGTTACTTGGCAATATGCTAATACCATTAGGGAAAAGCAACAGCAGACAGCCAAAACATCAGATCCAGAAGCGATAAAGGCTGCTTTAGAACCTTCACCCTCACTAAACTTTCCCACGCCTGAATCCGGGATCACTCTTCCATCAGATAATTTGCTAGGTTCCACCCCTCCACTTTCCACATCTAGTTTGCCTCAAGCACCCTTAACAGCACCTAATTCTAGTTTCTCTACATCGCCATCTCTACTTCCAAATAATGCACTGACAATACCTCCAGGGACGACTTCAACCCTTCCCACTAATGGAGCGACGAGCTTCTCTACGAGACGCTCCGCGATTCCTAACGCACTATCGAGCAAAATCCCAGGTCAGGAAATTGCCATATTACCAAATCTGGGACAGAACTCTACAGGAGCAAATCCTCAAGCTGGTACTCTCCCTCAGCTGCGGAATTTGCCACCCAGATTATCTTCTAATGCAGGCAGCTTACCAACTAATATCTCACCAGTAGTTCCCCCATCTCTTGGCAATATACCCAATAATAGTGCTGGCAATACCCCTACCCAACCACCCTCACTAAGTTCACAACAGCTAGATGAAAGAATCAATTCTCTACAGCAACCTTCTCCTGGAGAAAAACCTGCTTCACAACTTCCCTCCTCTAGAACTGCGGATAATAATCCCTTTATCGATCAATTAGGGGACGGACGCAAACCCCCCACGTCCACAGAAGTGGCTACTGGCACATTATTTGATACACCTCAAATAGCAGAAGCTAGAGAATACCTCAAAAAACGTTGGCAACCACCCACTGGTCTAGGACAAACATTAGAGTACAGCTTGATAGTCAGCGTTGACGGCACAGTTGAACGAATTTTTCCCCTTAATAAGCCCGCAAGAGAATTCGTTGATAGCACTGGGATGCCTGAAGTGGGTAAACCTTTTGTTTCCCCTAATAGAGGCGGACAAAATGTCAGAATTCGAGTTGTTCTCAGTCCTGATGGCAAAGTACAGACTTTTCCAGATGAATAA
- a CDS encoding ABC transporter ATP-binding protein, whose protein sequence is MTILTGKINRSQPPSEPKPLILETQGLTRRFGKLTAVNNLSISVEQGEVFGLLGPNGAGKSTVIKMLTTLLPISAGKATLAGYDVARQSNPVRRAIGYVPQALSADGSLTGYENLLIFAKLYGISAKGRDRRIYEILEYMGLQDAAKRLVRNYSGGMIRKLEIGISVLHQPQILFLDEPTVGLDPIARTQVWQLVLQLCADYGTTIFLTTHFLEEADSLCNRVAIMQQGEVVTTGTPTDLKASLDNPNATLDDVFIHYTGDQLTSGVNYRDTARTRRTAQRLG, encoded by the coding sequence GTGACAATACTGACGGGAAAAATAAATCGATCGCAACCTCCTAGCGAACCAAAGCCGCTAATCCTTGAAACTCAGGGACTTACACGCCGTTTTGGGAAGTTAACCGCAGTTAATAACCTGAGCATATCTGTGGAACAGGGCGAAGTATTTGGGCTACTTGGCCCCAATGGAGCAGGGAAAAGTACAGTTATTAAAATGTTGACAACTTTGCTGCCTATCAGTGCAGGGAAAGCAACCTTAGCTGGCTATGATGTGGCTCGTCAATCTAATCCTGTGAGACGGGCTATCGGTTATGTACCCCAAGCACTGTCTGCTGACGGTAGTCTCACCGGTTACGAAAATCTCTTAATCTTCGCCAAGCTGTATGGAATATCTGCCAAAGGACGCGATCGCCGCATCTATGAAATTCTAGAATACATGGGTTTGCAAGATGCGGCGAAACGCTTGGTACGAAACTACTCTGGTGGGATGATCCGCAAGCTGGAAATTGGCATATCAGTTCTACACCAACCCCAAATTCTGTTTCTTGATGAGCCGACTGTCGGACTAGATCCCATCGCTCGAACTCAAGTATGGCAGCTTGTACTACAACTTTGTGCTGATTACGGCACAACTATATTTTTAACAACCCACTTTTTAGAAGAAGCGGATAGCTTATGTAACCGAGTGGCGATTATGCAGCAAGGTGAAGTCGTTACCACAGGTACACCAACCGACTTAAAAGCTTCTTTAGATAACCCAAATGCAACTTTGGATGATGTCTTTATTCACTATACAGGCGACCAGTTAACATCAGGAGTGAACTACCGTGACACAGCGAGAACCAGACGTACTGCTCAACGGTTGGGTTAA
- a CDS encoding PIN domain-containing protein, protein MDIVIDANVIIADPWFRSQKMRVLLDFAEKRFSQVLLLEPVEMEVRAHFKREVTALAKSIEDAIKKAERIGIRDTPQFDATEVFNRTFTAWEENLEKLVRSRRLFRIPLEPSVLREAIQRATERIPPCTESGKELRDTIIWLLFIETCKKRRHGEQYVFISQNTKDFAASDKTSLRQELVGDLAQNGLTALYYPSPEAFNKEHAERFEHINLEWVQARLNLDEIENSVRECLKEVRNSYFHISDSDYRNYYEPMFVEHIRHLNVEITEPVLIWDFDEHSIEVSIGCGINVEASVECRRVNAPRSTNFYSDYYEDIDDDFPYTRVLNCDAELGADISATVSDDSLEFTNIEAIYPI, encoded by the coding sequence ATGGATATAGTTATTGATGCAAATGTCATAATTGCCGATCCTTGGTTCCGCTCACAAAAGATGCGAGTGCTTCTGGACTTCGCGGAGAAGCGTTTTTCACAAGTGTTACTACTTGAACCTGTTGAGATGGAAGTTCGTGCTCATTTCAAAAGAGAAGTGACTGCGCTAGCTAAAAGTATTGAAGATGCAATTAAGAAGGCCGAACGAATAGGAATAAGAGATACACCTCAGTTTGATGCTACAGAAGTATTTAACCGCACATTTACTGCATGGGAGGAAAATTTAGAAAAACTTGTCCGAAGTAGACGTTTGTTCCGCATTCCTCTTGAACCTTCTGTTTTACGTGAAGCGATACAAAGGGCTACGGAAAGAATACCACCATGTACTGAATCTGGGAAAGAACTCAGAGATACTATTATTTGGTTATTATTTATTGAAACTTGTAAAAAACGTAGACATGGAGAACAATATGTCTTCATCTCTCAAAATACAAAAGATTTTGCGGCCTCAGACAAAACTTCATTGCGTCAGGAACTTGTAGGTGATCTAGCTCAAAATGGCTTAACAGCTTTATATTACCCTTCACCCGAAGCTTTCAACAAAGAACATGCAGAACGATTTGAACATATAAATCTTGAGTGGGTTCAAGCGAGACTTAATTTGGATGAAATTGAAAATAGCGTTCGTGAATGCTTGAAGGAAGTTAGGAATTCTTACTTTCACATTTCTGATTCTGATTATCGAAATTACTATGAGCCAATGTTTGTAGAACATATTAGGCATTTAAATGTTGAAATCACTGAGCCAGTGTTGATTTGGGATTTTGATGAGCATAGTATAGAAGTTAGTATAGGGTGCGGTATAAATGTAGAGGCGAGTGTAGAGTGTAGAAGAGTTAATGCTCCAAGAAGCACTAACTTTTATAGCGATTATTATGAAGACATAGATGATGATTTTCCATATACTCGTGTTTTAAACTGTGATGCTGAACTAGGCGCTGACATCTCAGCTACAGTGTCAGATGATTCACTTGAGTTTACCAACATTGAAGCAATCTATCCTATCTAA
- a CDS encoding type II toxin-antitoxin system PemK/MazF family toxin, which produces MNRFDVFLVNLDPTIGSEIQKTRPCVVISPDEMNKYIATVIVAPMTTKGQSYPTRVTCEFQGKNGQIVLDQIRTVDKTRLVKKLGQIDPDEQKAVLDTLAEMFAE; this is translated from the coding sequence GTGAATCGATTTGATGTGTTTTTGGTTAACCTCGACCCGACAATTGGCAGTGAGATTCAAAAGACAAGACCCTGTGTAGTAATTTCACCAGATGAGATGAATAAATATATTGCCACGGTTATTGTTGCTCCGATGACAACTAAAGGACAGTCTTATCCGACTCGTGTCACTTGTGAGTTTCAGGGTAAAAATGGGCAAATTGTTCTAGACCAAATTCGTACAGTTGACAAAACTCGATTAGTCAAAAAGCTAGGTCAGATTGACCCGGATGAACAAAAAGCAGTTTTAGATACTTTGGCTGAAATGTTTGCTGAATAA
- a CDS encoding ABC transporter permease: MTQREPDVLLNGWVKSPPTVRVNLISAIKELVTKTLAIAELEIRKLRHDPTDLIVRAVQPALWLLIFGQVFSRTRVIPTGNLPYLDFLSAGILAQSILFVAIFSGGMTLIWERDLGIVHKFLASPTPRVAMVLGKALACGVRCLSQVIFIYGLAFLLGVKLNLHPLAILQVLLLVIIGAGTFCIFSLIIGCLVKSRERMTGIGQLLTMPLFFASNAIYPISLMPSWLKFISHLNPLTYLVDGLRSTMLLNGTSIYGFGLDCTILLFTLIILAILGGKLYPRVAM, translated from the coding sequence GTGACACAGCGAGAACCAGACGTACTGCTCAACGGTTGGGTTAAATCACCACCCACTGTCCGAGTAAATTTGATCTCTGCAATTAAAGAGCTAGTTACGAAAACCCTGGCGATCGCGGAATTGGAAATCCGTAAACTCCGCCACGATCCCACTGATTTAATAGTTCGAGCTGTGCAACCAGCTTTATGGCTGCTAATTTTTGGGCAAGTTTTCTCACGTACTCGCGTGATTCCTACAGGAAACTTACCCTATTTGGACTTTCTTTCTGCTGGCATTTTGGCTCAGAGTATTCTGTTTGTGGCAATTTTTAGTGGTGGGATGACGCTAATCTGGGAGCGGGATTTAGGCATTGTCCATAAATTTTTAGCTAGTCCTACGCCTCGCGTGGCGATGGTGTTGGGCAAAGCCCTGGCGTGTGGGGTGAGGTGCTTATCTCAGGTAATATTCATTTACGGATTAGCATTTTTATTAGGTGTCAAACTAAATCTTCATCCCCTAGCTATTCTCCAAGTACTGCTGCTAGTCATAATAGGGGCGGGAACATTTTGTATTTTTTCATTAATTATTGGCTGTTTGGTGAAAAGCCGAGAAAGGATGACGGGTATTGGACAATTGTTAACCATGCCGTTATTTTTTGCTAGCAATGCCATATATCCAATCTCGTTGATGCCCAGTTGGTTAAAGTTCATTTCCCATTTAAATCCATTGACTTATCTGGTTGACGGCTTACGTAGCACCATGCTGTTAAACGGCACTAGCATCTATGGCTTTGGTCTGGATTGTACAATTCTCTTATTCACATTAATAATTTTGGCCATCCTTGGTGGAAAACTTTATCCACGGGTGGCAATGTAA
- a CDS encoding DUF4926 domain-containing protein: MSKNTIKLLDVVALTVDLPEYNLYCGQVGTVVELLAGGAAFEVEFSDRSGRTYESVGLRPEQIMVLHFEPASPDSVLSMVTA, translated from the coding sequence ATGAGTAAAAATACAATCAAACTGCTGGATGTAGTAGCACTGACAGTTGATCTGCCTGAATACAACCTGTACTGTGGTCAAGTTGGGACAGTAGTAGAATTATTAGCTGGCGGTGCTGCATTTGAGGTTGAATTTAGCGATCGCTCTGGCCGCACTTACGAATCTGTCGGTTTACGCCCAGAGCAAATTATGGTGTTACATTTTGAGCCAGCATCCCCTGATTCAGTATTGTCAATGGTGACAGCCTAA
- a CDS encoding MarR family winged helix-turn-helix transcriptional regulator has product MTLDKPNQGATSEECAARVMETVPLVMRFIRADMRAHSAAFLSIPQLRSLAFINRNPGASLSDLAEHLGVTSATASATIERLVQRDFVKRIAHPQERRRVLLNLTEDGRHHLKQSQDQTRAHITDLLKGLTEEQISNIEEGLTLLKNVFEKTELKSP; this is encoded by the coding sequence ATGACCTTGGATAAACCTAATCAAGGTGCAACTTCCGAAGAATGTGCCGCTAGAGTAATGGAGACAGTTCCATTAGTGATGCGGTTTATCCGAGCGGATATGCGTGCCCATAGTGCCGCTTTTTTATCTATACCTCAATTGCGATCGCTAGCATTTATTAATCGCAATCCTGGTGCTTCATTATCTGACTTAGCAGAGCATTTAGGCGTCACCTCTGCCACGGCATCAGCAACCATAGAACGCTTAGTACAACGCGACTTCGTGAAACGGATTGCTCATCCTCAAGAGCGGCGGCGGGTGTTGCTCAATTTAACTGAAGATGGAAGGCATCATCTGAAGCAATCCCAAGATCAAACTCGCGCTCACATTACCGACTTGCTGAAAGGTCTTACAGAAGAACAAATTTCCAACATTGAAGAAGGCTTAACTCTACTAAAAAATGTCTTCGAGAAAACGGAACTAAAATCCCCATAA
- a CDS encoding ferredoxin yields the protein MADFLPSPEEQEDNRSGLEPELGGFLRDAPERSGLEPELGGVLRQNGVYVDEITCIGCKHCAHVARNTFYIEPDYGRSRVVRQDGDAEEIIQEAIDTCPVDCIHWVDYTVLKNLEEERKYQVIPVVGYPVEQAVAASERRRKKQKLKTKKSRY from the coding sequence ATGGCTGATTTTCTGCCGTCGCCGGAAGAACAAGAAGATAACCGTTCCGGTTTGGAACCAGAACTAGGGGGTTTTTTACGAGATGCCCCAGAACGTTCTGGTTTGGAACCGGAATTGGGCGGTGTGCTGCGCCAAAATGGTGTTTATGTTGACGAAATCACCTGTATTGGTTGCAAGCATTGCGCTCATGTTGCGCGTAACACCTTCTACATTGAACCAGATTACGGGCGATCGCGCGTGGTTCGCCAAGATGGGGACGCTGAGGAAATTATCCAAGAAGCAATTGACACGTGTCCAGTTGATTGTATTCATTGGGTTGATTACACTGTTCTGAAAAACTTAGAAGAGGAGCGCAAATATCAGGTAATTCCTGTAGTGGGTTATCCGGTAGAACAGGCTGTGGCTGCTAGCGAACGTCGGCGTAAAAAGCAAAAGTTAAAGACCAAAAAATCCCGTTATTAA
- the recN gene encoding DNA repair protein RecN gives MLLCLRIENFALIDQLELEFGAGLNVLTGETGAGKSIILDAIDAALGGKVSSRVIRTGTSRAMVEATFTSNAPLAAWLTEQEIDLLDENSVVISREITATASNIRSRSRVNGVLVNRQIMGGMRDRLVEITAQGQTVQVGQSAQVRDWLDLYGGDSLMQQRHKVATSFSTYQQAHLALEKRRTSERERLQQLDLLTYQVQELGAANLSEPNELEQLGQERERLNHVVDLQQMSYKVYQALYQNDHETPAAGDLLGDSEAILNDMVEYDTQLQHLLELVRDAQAAVMEVGRQINAYGDGLEADPQRLEEVEERIQELKQICRKYGPTLTEAIAYYQRIQGELAQLNDSEQSIENLEQQEKAFFEKLTQASNQLTQLRSKAAANLESRLIAELKPLAMEKVKFLVEILPAFPTAMGADKITFTFSSNPGEPLQPLTEVASGGEMSRFLLALKACFSQVDVAGTMVFDEIDVGVSGRVAQAIAEKLHQLSQRNQVLCVTHQPLVAAMADRHFRVDKQTINPGKGKKANNVNAEQRTVVRVTTLDNLNTRREELAQLAGGKSASDAIAFAESLLLQAANHRRGEHT, from the coding sequence ATGTTGCTCTGCCTGAGAATCGAAAACTTTGCCTTAATAGACCAACTGGAATTGGAATTTGGCGCGGGACTAAATGTGTTGACAGGTGAAACCGGCGCTGGAAAATCGATTATCTTGGATGCCATTGATGCCGCTTTAGGAGGTAAAGTTTCTAGTCGAGTCATTCGTACAGGAACAAGTCGGGCGATGGTGGAAGCGACTTTCACCTCAAACGCCCCTCTAGCGGCTTGGTTGACCGAACAAGAAATAGATTTACTTGATGAAAATTCCGTAGTCATTAGCCGAGAAATCACAGCCACTGCTAGTAATATCCGCAGTCGATCGCGGGTGAATGGTGTGTTGGTAAATCGGCAGATTATGGGAGGAATGCGCGATCGCTTGGTGGAAATTACAGCCCAAGGTCAAACGGTACAAGTAGGACAATCTGCCCAAGTCCGGGACTGGTTGGATTTATATGGCGGCGACTCTCTAATGCAGCAACGTCATAAAGTTGCCACGAGCTTTAGTACTTACCAACAGGCGCATTTAGCACTAGAAAAACGCCGAACATCAGAACGGGAAAGGTTGCAACAACTCGACTTACTGACTTATCAAGTGCAGGAATTGGGAGCAGCCAATCTCAGTGAACCTAATGAATTGGAACAGTTGGGACAAGAACGGGAACGCCTAAATCATGTCGTCGATTTGCAACAGATGAGTTACAAAGTTTATCAGGCTTTGTATCAAAACGATCATGAAACTCCCGCCGCAGGTGATTTATTGGGAGACAGTGAGGCGATATTAAATGACATGGTGGAATACGATACCCAACTACAACATCTGTTGGAATTGGTGCGGGACGCGCAAGCTGCGGTAATGGAAGTGGGAAGGCAAATTAATGCTTATGGGGATGGTTTGGAAGCCGATCCGCAGCGGTTGGAAGAGGTGGAAGAACGGATTCAGGAATTAAAGCAAATTTGCCGCAAGTATGGGCCGACACTTACAGAAGCGATCGCTTATTACCAACGTATCCAAGGGGAATTGGCCCAACTTAACGACAGCGAACAATCTATTGAAAACTTAGAACAGCAAGAAAAGGCTTTTTTTGAAAAACTTACCCAAGCAAGTAATCAGTTAACTCAACTGCGGAGTAAGGCGGCTGCTAATTTAGAATCACGTTTGATAGCTGAACTCAAGCCCCTAGCGATGGAAAAGGTGAAGTTTCTGGTTGAAATATTACCAGCTTTCCCAACTGCGATGGGAGCAGATAAAATTACCTTTACATTTAGTTCCAACCCTGGAGAACCACTGCAACCTTTAACGGAAGTTGCCTCTGGCGGGGAAATGAGCCGCTTTTTACTGGCGCTGAAAGCTTGTTTTTCTCAGGTTGATGTGGCTGGAACGATGGTTTTTGATGAAATTGATGTCGGGGTTTCGGGAAGGGTAGCCCAAGCGATCGCAGAAAAATTACACCAGCTAAGTCAACGCAACCAAGTATTGTGTGTTACCCACCAGCCTTTAGTTGCGGCAATGGCTGATCGGCATTTCCGCGTAGATAAGCAAACGATTAATCCAGGTAAGGGTAAAAAAGCCAACAATGTAAATGCTGAACAGCGTACTGTTGTCAGAGTTACTACTTTGGATAATTTAAATACTCGCCGGGAAGAATTAGCGCAGTTAGCTGGTGGTAAATCTGCAAGTGACGCGATCGCTTTTGCAGAATCTCTGTTATTACAAGCTGCGAACCACCGTCGCGGTGAGCATACTTGA
- a CDS encoding DUF3368 domain-containing protein translates to MIIVSDTSPINNLAAINHLHLLQQLYGTVLIPEAVYRELTDPNFPVAGAIEVQTFIWIQTRPVQDRTLVEALSNELDIGEAEAIALALEMKADQVLIDERRGRMVAARLNLGYTGILGILVEAKSQRLISAVKPLLDALINQAGFWVAEPLYNRVLQLVDEN, encoded by the coding sequence GTGATCATTGTCAGTGATACTTCACCCATTAACAACCTCGCCGCCATTAACCATCTTCATTTACTACAACAGCTTTACGGAACAGTCTTAATTCCTGAAGCTGTCTACCGAGAACTAACTGATCCCAACTTTCCAGTCGCAGGTGCAATTGAAGTTCAAACTTTTATCTGGATTCAAACTCGTCCAGTTCAAGATCGAACATTGGTTGAAGCACTCAGCAATGAACTGGATATTGGTGAAGCTGAAGCGATCGCTCTCGCACTGGAAATGAAAGCAGATCAAGTTTTGATTGATGAACGTCGTGGTCGCATGGTTGCAGCTAGGCTAAATCTTGGTTACACAGGGATTTTAGGGATTTTGGTTGAAGCTAAAAGCCAAAGGCTGATTTCTGCTGTGAAACCTTTGTTAGATGCTCTGATTAACCAAGCAGGATTCTGGGTGGCAGAACCTTTATACAATAGGGTTTTGCAGCTTGTTGATGAAAATTAA
- a CDS encoding DUF2997 domain-containing protein: METLEFIIYPDGRVQEKVTGIVGASCAEVTAAIEAQLGQVLNHEPTSEYFAAKVQQSNVANTHTTYSDW, translated from the coding sequence ATGGAGACATTAGAGTTCATAATTTATCCAGACGGTCGGGTACAAGAGAAAGTCACTGGCATTGTGGGTGCTTCTTGCGCTGAGGTTACAGCAGCAATAGAGGCACAGTTGGGGCAAGTACTTAATCATGAGCCAACCTCAGAATATTTCGCCGCGAAGGTGCAGCAATCTAATGTGGCGAATACACACACCACTTACAGCGATTGGTAA
- a CDS encoding YiaA/YiaB family inner membrane protein gives MQTIGTQKDSPAWVIQTWAAFVISISMTTFGIVNLPVNSWVKGFMGMGLAFSVGSTFTLAKTTRDLHETRRLTARLDEAKVEKLLSQHDPLNLK, from the coding sequence ATGCAAACAATTGGTACTCAAAAAGACAGTCCAGCTTGGGTTATTCAAACTTGGGCAGCTTTTGTGATTTCTATTTCTATGACTACCTTCGGTATTGTAAATTTACCTGTGAACAGTTGGGTGAAAGGATTTATGGGTATGGGTTTAGCTTTTTCTGTTGGCTCAACTTTTACTTTGGCAAAAACTACTAGAGACTTGCACGAAACTAGAAGATTAACTGCTAGGTTAGACGAGGCGAAAGTAGAAAAACTGCTTTCACAACACGATCCTCTAAATTTAAAATGA
- a CDS encoding AbrB/MazE/SpoVT family DNA-binding domain-containing protein, with product MGTAIRTRIVKIGNSQGIRIPKLLLEQSGIGEEVEIEIQDCHLIVRAASKSRKGWDEAFSTMAKQHDDALLDDTVTTEWEHVEWEWQ from the coding sequence ATGGGAACAGCAATTAGAACCCGTATTGTTAAAATCGGGAACTCTCAAGGTATCCGTATTCCTAAACTTCTGCTTGAACAAAGTGGTATTGGCGAAGAGGTGGAAATTGAAATTCAAGATTGTCACCTAATTGTCCGTGCTGCTTCTAAATCGCGTAAGGGGTGGGATGAAGCATTTTCAACAATGGCAAAGCAACACGACGATGCACTGCTCGATGATACCGTAACTACAGAGTGGGAGCATGTAGAGTGGGAGTGGCAGTGA
- a CDS encoding DUF1257 domain-containing protein, producing the protein MSHFSQIKTQIRNLDSLKDALTELGVDWKPGPREVRGYRGQTHPAEVSIEQENGYDIGFRWNGKEYELVADLQYWQQDLSVDGFLRQVTQRYAYQTVVKETARVGFQVSEQQKNEDGSIRLVVQRWSA; encoded by the coding sequence ATGTCACACTTTAGCCAAATTAAGACTCAAATCCGTAACCTTGATTCTTTGAAAGATGCTTTGACTGAATTGGGCGTAGACTGGAAACCCGGCCCACGCGAAGTCCGTGGCTATCGCGGTCAAACCCATCCTGCGGAAGTTAGTATTGAGCAGGAAAATGGCTATGACATCGGTTTTAGATGGAATGGCAAGGAATATGAACTGGTGGCTGACTTGCAATATTGGCAACAAGACCTGTCTGTGGACGGATTTTTGCGCCAAGTAACACAGCGCTATGCTTATCAAACAGTTGTGAAAGAAACAGCTCGTGTTGGTTTTCAAGTTTCTGAACAACAAAAAAATGAAGATGGTTCAATTCGCCTGGTAGTACAGCGCTGGAGTGCGTAA